Below is a genomic region from Clostridiales bacterium.
GAACAAAAAAATCAAATAGAAGAGATATTAGAAATATTAAAAGTTGCTTGTGATAAAGATTATAACAGATTTAAGAGGTATTTTAAACAGCAACTGCAAGCTCAAGAAGAGGAAGATTATTTTAAAAATAATTTTAACAAGGTGTTACAATTGGCAACAGAGGGGGTTTGTTTATATTTAGTTGAGAGTGGGTTGTTAGATAAAAGTGACTATATGAAGTTGCTAGAAAATGCTTGTAGGAAGGGCTATAACAAATTAGTTGATGAACTGTTGGACAGAATGGACAGTATAAAAACTGATTTTAGCAGGAGTAATAATATATTTGAACTTGCGTGTATGAGCAAGAATCCAGATATAGTGAAATCTTTTTTAAGAAAGAGACCTTATGAGATCAGTATTAATAATGAGAATTTAAAAAGTGTAATGCTTTGTGTAGATAGATATTATGGCAAAGATTTATGTAATTGCTTGAAATATTTAGTTTTGAATGAAGGGGATAAGAGAATAGGAGAGATAGAGGAGCAGATGGAAAGTACATATCGATACATAGAAAATGAAATAGCAAAAGGTATTTTAGATGTAAAAAGATTTAAAAATACGCTATGTAATAAGTTAAAACAATCATGTGAAGCTCCATATCCTGGTTTTGCTAAATATTTATGTGAGAGATTTAATTATGAATTTAATTTAATAGGAACGAAAGCAGATTATGATACAACAATAAGAGATGTGTTAGAAGGAGGAAAGAAGGATGATGAGGAAGAGAGAAAAAAGAGAGAGGATTTGATGTTGTTTTTAATCGATGAAGGGGCTGATCTTTCTGAAAAAAGAATTTTAATAGAGAAGGCAAGAGGAAAATACGATGCGGTAGTTGATAGGATTAATGCTAAGGATAGAGAAAAAATAGAAAGAGTAACACTAAGAAGAAACAAAATAAATAAGTTTATTGATTCAGTTGAAAGAGGAATTGAAATTTTAGATAGGATGAAGAAAGGAAGAGATTTGTAAGCTTTTTGTTATGGAGATTTCTTTTTAAGTGTTTTTGTAGGAAAGTGGGAATAAATATTAAAAGAACGGGAAAAAATTAGTTATACAGAGGTACAAATAGTATAAAACCTGACTTTAGGGTATAATTATGTATCTTCGGTTAAAGAAATCAGTGTTTTAGGTAAGAGATTAAGGCAATACGCTTTTGCTGTTTATTGCCTTAAAAAGTAAAGCTATATTAGTCATCGTTGATGATATCTTTTATTATGTACAAAGGTCTATTTCTTGCTTCGTCGTATATGCGAGCTATATATTCTCCTATTATTCCCAAACACATAAGTATGACGCTATTTAAGATTAATGTGACTGGGATTATAAATAGGTATCCAGAAACATATTTGGTTGTAAAAAATTTCTTGTACATAAGGAATAAAAGGTAAGAAAAACTTCCTAAAAAAGATATAATACCAATATGGGTAGCAAATTTTAGAGGTTTAGTCGAGAATGATATAATCCCGTCAAAGGCAAGTTTTAGCATTTTTCTTAATGGGTACTTAGTTATACCAATTTCCCTAGCATTTCGAACAAAGGGTACACAAGTTTGCTTAAAGCCCAACCAAGATATAATTCCACGTACGTACCTATTATGCTCAGGTAAGCGCTTAAGTTCTAATAACACAGTGCGATCTATTAGCCTAAAGTCACCTACATCTTTTGGTATATCAATATTAGTTTGGCTATTTAATAATCTATAAAAAAAGTGTGCGGTAAATTTTTTAAATAATGATTCACCAAGTCTTTTTTCGCGTTTGCCGTATACTACCATATATCCTTCTTTCCATTTTTCTATCATGTCTAACATAACTATAGGTGGATCTTGTAGGTCTGCATCAATTACAATGATAGCTAATCCTTTAGCGTGGTCCATTCCGGCAGTAATTGCAATCTGATGCCCAAAATTGCGAGAGAAATTTATGAGTTTTATGTGTTTGTCTTTTTTGCAGATATCGCTCAATATGTTTTCACTTTTATCTATACTGCCATCATTTATGAAGATTATTTCATAATGTTTGTTTGTTAAATTCATAACGCGTGTTAGTTCGGTGTAAGTCTTGATTATTAATTGTTCTTCATTAAACACAGGTACAACTACAGAATAAATTATGTCCATAAGTATGCTCCTTTTGTATAATATACTGATATTATACAACAAAAATATATCTTAGTCAAAAGATGATATCGACTTCCAAGTTGTAAGGCGCAAGTTGGGGATAGTAATAATGTACTCGATATTATGTGCTAAAGATTGATCTTAAAAATCTTAATTGACTATTTGGAAGTGGAGTTAATTTGTGATATAATTACAAAAGATGTAAATTTTATGTGAATGGAGAAAATGAAAATGGCACTAAGGATAATATATGGAAGATCTGGATGTGGGAAAACGACATATTGTCTTAGGGAGATAAGGGATGTACTAGCAAAGAATTCATCAGATAAAATAATTTTTTTAGTTCCGGAGCAATTTTCATTTGAAGCTCAAAAGGAACTTGTGAATAATTGCATCACCGGAGGAGTTATAAAAAGTGAAGTGTTAAGTTTTGAGAGATTATCTTATAGAGTGTTTAATGAAGAAAGAGGCAAAGTATATCCACATATACATCCGGCTGGCAAAGCTATTATAATATCTGGGATAATAGAGAAAAATGCGAAGAAATTCAAAATATTTAATAAAGTGTACAATAAGCAAGGATTCATACAATCAATAATAGATTTAATATCTGAGTTTAAAAAATACAACGTAGGTCCTAGTGACTTAGAGAAATTGATAGAACAACTTCCATGTGGCGAGTTAAAGTCAAAGATTATTGAGATATATACCATATACAATAGCTTTGAAGAAAATATACGTGACAAATATAAAGATGCTGATGATGATGTTACGTGGGCAACTCAAATTCTTTGTGAATCAGAAATGTTAGATGATGTTAGTATATGGGTAGATGGATTTTGTGGATATACTAAGCAAGAGTATAATATGCTTGGTGTGCTAATGAAAAAAGCAAAGAATGTAAGTATTACATTTTGCATGGATAAATTGTGTAATAAAGGTGAAGAAATAGATGATATAGATATATTTGCAAGAGTAAAACGGTCGTACAGGAACATAATAAAGATGGCAGAGGCTAATCAAATTCAGGTAGAGCAAATAATTCATCTAGATTTGCAGTATAAGTTTAAGGATAATGCTCCATTACGTTATTTGGAGCAAAATTATGGAGTGTATCCATGTGCTAAGTATGAGGCGACAATGAGTAATATATCAGTGAATATGTACGCAGATATGTATAAAGAGATATATGACGTAGCAAAAAAAATAATATATGCGTGTCAAAGCGGGAAGTACAGATACAAAGACATAGCAATAGTGTCTAGAGATATGCACATGTACCAGAAAATAATAGAGGTAGTGTTTGGAGAAAATGAGATACCATATTTCATGGATAAGAGAGTTGAGATGTCAGATAATAATTTGACAAGATTTATAACAGGAATAATCGAGATTTTTGCAGAGAATTGGTCGTACGAGAGTGTATTTAGGGTGTTAAGAATAGGTTTTTTTAATATAGATGTGGCGCAGGTTAATAAACTGGAAAATTATGTGTTATCGTGTGGCATCAGGGGGTCTATGTGGAAAGATAAAAAACCTTGGAGTATGTTGCCATATTTCATGCCTAGAGAAAATGATGAAGAAAGGGAAAAAAAGTTATTAGATGAGATTAATGATATAAGAGATAAGGTAGTGGAGCCACTTACAAGATTTTGCGATAGTGGCAAAAAGACAGTGCGGGAGATTTGTGAAAATTTATATTATTTGTTGTGCGAGCTGGATGTACCACGTAAGATACAAGATATTGTGAAGAGGTTTAATGATTGTGGACAATTAGAAAAAGGAAGTGAATATTCCCAAAGTTGGACTGTTTTGATGGATTGCTTTGATCATATGGTGTTATTAAGAGGAGATGAAACTATAACATTTAGCAAATTTCTTAATTTATTTAAATTAAGTATAGGTGAGTATAGTTTGGGAGTGATTCCAATGGGACAAGATCAAGTGTTTGTTGGTAGTGCAGAAAGATCAAAAAGTCATAATATAAAGATGATGTATTTAGTTGGAGTAAATGATGGAATTTTTCCTGCAAAAGGCCAGAATGAAGGAATTTTAAGTGATAAGGATAGAAATGTTTTAGAGGATAATAATGTAGTTATAGCTAAGGATACAA
It encodes:
- the addB gene encoding helicase-exonuclease AddAB subunit AddB; translation: MALRIIYGRSGCGKTTYCLREIRDVLAKNSSDKIIFLVPEQFSFEAQKELVNNCITGGVIKSEVLSFERLSYRVFNEERGKVYPHIHPAGKAIIISGIIEKNAKKFKIFNKVYNKQGFIQSIIDLISEFKKYNVGPSDLEKLIEQLPCGELKSKIIEIYTIYNSFEENIRDKYKDADDDVTWATQILCESEMLDDVSIWVDGFCGYTKQEYNMLGVLMKKAKNVSITFCMDKLCNKGEEIDDIDIFARVKRSYRNIIKMAEANQIQVEQIIHLDLQYKFKDNAPLRYLEQNYGVYPCAKYEATMSNISVNMYADMYKEIYDVAKKIIYACQSGKYRYKDIAIVSRDMHMYQKIIEVVFGENEIPYFMDKRVEMSDNNLTRFITGIIEIFAENWSYESVFRVLRIGFFNIDVAQVNKLENYVLSCGIRGSMWKDKKPWSMLPYFMPRENDEEREKKLLDEINDIRDKVVEPLTRFCDSGKKTVREICENLYYLLCELDVPRKIQDIVKRFNDCGQLEKGSEYSQSWTVLMDCFDHMVLLRGDETITFSKFLNLFKLSIGEYSLGVIPMGQDQVFVGSAERSKSHNIKMMYLVGVNDGIFPAKGQNEGILSDKDRNVLEDNNVVIAKDTKVQAFDEQFLVYETMLVPSEVLHISYAIKDTNDKSLRPSIIISRLKKMFPNMICTSNLDSKMRRSDLVTKSKIFSELVNQLKNKRYHREYEKDWDNIYKWFSENEGWKKKCEYIKYALSYKNKEENLSTQKVHMLYGENLVESVSRLEKFTACPFGFYVQYGLGAKERKVYKLTPPDVGTFLHVVIDAFSKEVSGGDITWRTFDLEWCENKVSEIIEDMLDKMKGQVILRSKRYVTLIKRLKTVITKTIWLIAEGIRNSSFNPLGYEVGFGDNEKYPPIEITLDTGEKVKLTGRIDRIDKFEQGSNIYIRVIDYKSGNKKFSLNDVFYGLQIQLMTYLDAIWDMNDNIKPAGVLYLKLDDPIIKESADTKDRDIEKKILKQLKMNGLIVKDKDIIREMDNSIDGTSMYIPATIKKDGEIGEKTSGASYKQFDALRRYVKKLLKNLCEQIVNGNVDINPYKQKNKTACDYCKFLPICQIDKEKVNYRIIQDKKDVWSAIDEQTTVDK
- a CDS encoding glycosyltransferase family 2 protein, producing MLMDIIYSVVVPVFNEEQLIIKTYTELTRVMNLTNKHYEIIFINDGSIDKSENILSDICKKDKHIKLINFSRNFGHQIAITAGMDHAKGLAIIVIDADLQDPPIVMLDMIEKWKEGYMVVYGKREKRLGESLFKKFTAHFFYRLLNSQTNIDIPKDVGDFRLIDRTVLLELKRLPEHNRYVRGIISWLGFKQTCVPFVRNAREIGITKYPLRKMLKLAFDGIISFSTKPLKFATHIGIISFLGSFSYLLFLMYKKFFTTKYVSGYLFIIPVTLILNSVILMCLGIIGEYIARIYDEARNRPLYIIKDIINDD